The DNA sequence CACTCTGTTGTGACGGAACTCTCGGAGCTGGCTTCATCAATATCAATTTCTTTGTTTTGTTAATCTACCTAATTGTTATgtcaatttacaaacaaaaaaaaaatccgTTGACCTAAACTGCAATTCAGCTTTTAGCTGCAAATGTTTGGCTACAAGCTTAAACAAACCAACGAAACAATAAACCCTTTATATACCGTCTAACAATATATTCCACTCTTTATCTAAGTGTAATTGATACACTGTAACCTGATTCATCTTGCCAAGCAGATAGACAGGTTATACTGCATCAGCTTTACAATACATACTACCCTTACATCTGATTCTTTATTTTACTTATGTACTGTTTAAGGATACCACAACTGATTAAAAAAAATTGGTTTGCCGTAAAATTTGCCGTCAAGTTGAAGCTAAATACTGTATGGAAAATGGTAtttaccatctaccatctactaaaAAGAACAGTTTTGAAAATTGTATCTAGTATTTTTTGCTGTTGGAATAAATGTTAGTTAAACAACGAGTCTTATCATTATCTGATGTATAggtgactaaactaaatattCTTATGGTATTTCATGAAAAACTTAGATTTTGCATGTATGACTCAGAGGTTAAATATGTATTCAACGCCAATTAATGCACAATGAAAGGGCCTGAACATAAGATAATGGGCATTACTCAGTGTTTTGAAAACACACCCCCTTACATCTGAAAAATGTGCCAAATTGATTGAGGGAAAAAAAAACTCTAAGTGGATACAGACCGTTTGTTTTGCAGTCCACTTCAACCACTGAGTGTACATCACCATAGTGTGGGGGTGAGGGGGTTGAGGCGATGATGACTGGGTCCGTGTTTGTGTCAGTGCAAGTTGGCACTGAGGAATGAAGTAACTTAGTGGGAGAGATTATTTCATGATACATGTGGTCCGCTTTCCATCCCTTTTAATGCCTTATCTGGGAGCTTTCCTGAAGACAAGCAATTTCACATCGATTAGCACGATGTCGCCCTATATAAAGCACCGTTTTGGGGGGAAATAGCCAACTATGTCACATTTAGCATTGCCCTCTACATTGGTCATGGCAGTCTTTATGCACCCTCTGTTATAGAGTATGACATACAAGTACAGTTGATCTGTGTAGTGCAGACTTTATGTATTCTGTAAAGACTTTCTAAGTTGTACTTCATTCAAAGTCGGACCGATATTGCTGTTTGATTGTTTAGAGAAAGCATAGATAGATGAGGTGCTCTGatcgttttttctctctctctctctctctctctctctctctctctctctctctctctcatagataTCCTGTCGCCAGTTCTCCTGTAACTACTCAGACTGCTACGATGTGTACATGAATAGGACTTCTGTTTCATGCAACGCTAATATCACCTTCTGTGAGGTACAGTATACGCTATGCGTGAATTGCAGAATTTTAGAATTTGAAAAATACAAATGTACTTAAGATTTCTTACACAACTATAAAAAAAATGGCATGCTATAGTTCATGTTGCATCTGCTGTCATTAATTTGTGTCACACCTATTTTAGATATAATCTTCCTGGCCCTACTACTAAGCGTTTCACACCGTTTACTTTTGTTTTGTCAGTTGCATTTGATTAAACAATACCGGAATGTTGTTCCGACTTCATCTTTTATTCCCTTGATTAacaatagcaacaaaaaaaatgtacgtGTATTTGTTTTTAAGAGTGTGCTAACAAAATGTGTGTGATGCCTTCTCAGctgaagagacaggaagacatgACTTACACCGGCGGCTGCAGTTCCTCCTGCAGGAATGCCTGTGTCAATAACACTCAGACCAACTGTACCACGGGATGCTGCAACTCCACTGGCTGTCTTCGCTCCACCCTGGCCTCCATGGTTCGCCCAAACACTACAACAGGTAAACCTTTTTTATTGTCCaatcatttttttttatacaataaAGAAAATCAATGTCCTGTGGCCTGCAGTGGTTCACTGGTTTAAACCACTGCCTCTGGATCACATGTATTGTGATGGGATGGGTTCAAATCCATCCCACTGCTCAagcaccctctctcctccttactTTCCTCTGTCCATCCTGTCTAATAAACACATAAAAATACCTAATGAGTGGGACTAGCCcactcattaaaaaaataaatgtcctcgaTTTTATATCTAAGTGCCCTGTATAATGACTGTTTTCTATGCTATTCTGCATTTCTTCAGTTTCCTTGTAAACTGTGTGCCAGACTCAGTAAAGTCAGTCAAACCGTACTATGGTGTCCTTAGTGTTGGAGTTGGTGAGCCTGTAAAAATCCTGTCTTTTACTGTGAGAGATTCATGTTTACATGTATCACCACCACATCAATTGGGAGACTGTTACTGTATGGGGCTGAGTTATGTCTGTTGGTCTgtatttttaaaacttttttattttacctttatttaaccaggaaggcaggttgagaataagttctcatttacaactgcgacctggccaagaataatgcaaagcagttcgacacatacaacaacacagagttacacatggaataaacaaacatacagtcaataatacagtagaaaaagtctatactgtgtgtgcaaatgaggtaagataaggggggtaaaggcaataaataggccatggtggcgaagtaattacaatatagcaattaaacactggagtgattgatgtgcagaagatgaatgtgcaggtagaaatactggggtgcaagtaCAATGCATAGTATCTTATCACTATTCCTTTCATTTGTAAAACATGCTGTTTACTTTGAATAAATCTGAATTGCATTATATGTGCATGAACGTACAATGTCCTATATAGAGTATTGAGACATGAGTCatataaaaaaaagtgttttaattgTTCCTCCAGTGACTACAGTGATGAtgaccaccaccacaacaacagcagcagccacCACTACAACTGCTATGCCAACCAATGTAAGAACTTGCTTCTGGGCGGCAACTTGAAGTTCTCGGGTTAATGTAGGCCTACTAAAGTACATTTCCCAATGTGTTAGGGTACATTTCTATACACATTGAAGGGGCAatctgggggtgtgtgtgggtgtgtgtgtgtgtgtgtgtgtgtgtgtgtgtgtgtgtgtgtgtgtgtgtgtgtgtgtgtgtgtgtgtgtgtgtgtgtgtgtgtgtgtgtgtgtgtgtgtgtgtgtgtgtgtgtgtgtgtgtgtgtgtgtgtgtgtgtgtgtgtgtgtgtgtgtaggactcaAAGTCTGTGAATTTACCAGCCTTTGTTAACATCATCCATCTATTTACAGAAACTTAAGAAGTGCCAGATGTTTCAGTGCACAGAGCAGAACTGTTACAAGACTTGGATAACCAAAGACCCAATGCCTTGTCCCCTCAACCAGCCCTACTGTGAGGTAGGCTTAATAGTGCACCCCCACACTACCCTATTCATCAGTCTATACCCATagtagacaaactagacatgctTCATTGAACTGTAAATGCTGTAGGATACAAAATGTACACTTTAAGAATTTTATAACGAAAGAAGGAAAATACATTTGGCCACGACAAGAACGATTATCTGTTATCGTCTCAATAACATCACTCAGACGAGAGAATTTCCTTTTCGCCAATCTTGTACATCCTTCAACTCATCTAACTTCATGCATTCTCAATCCACGTTTCTCTTTTCAGTTGAAAAAGATGACAATTGGTTCAACAACGATGTGGATGGGAGGCTGCAATGCCGACTGCACAAGAAACACTTGGTGTACGACCACAACAGGTACATGCCACCAAGAGTGCTGCAACACCTCCATAACATCCTGCCTCAAGCTGGATGGGTCTCTGAACGTTCCTTCTTCTGCCACTAGAGGTCCTCACTTCCCTTTAGCATTGATCACTGCTGCTCTGCTGGTTTGTCTACTCAGCATTGGTTCTCTGGTTTAAACTGGGTCGTGTTCAGTGGGTACAAGCGGaagaaaatgtattgaaagaGGGAGGAAATACCTTGACTTGTCCCTTGCAAAATGGTTTAAAACATTGCCTGTTGTGTGACTTAATGAACAACCCTGATGTGTTGACCCACTGAGCCATTGCTTGAATttaaacagtagcagtagtagttagcACGGCAaaacctggtttccattccacaTGAATACTATACTGGTTGTAGGTCTAGCTTactctgtttttgtttgtttgcttgtaTATGAGGGGTattgagatactgtatgtgagggCTCATATGTGCTTTTGAGAGATTTAGGTGATTTAATAAGTGATAATGATTCCCCTATGTGAGTCCAAACCAAATGGGTTTAAAGGGATTTATTGAAGAATATGACGATTAATATGGCTACAGAAAGCTATTCAACCATACCATCATACCCATTTATAAATCAGTACTATGTAAAACATAATACACAGAAGATAGCTATTTACGATCATAGATGAGTGACCTAATGTATGGTACGGTAATTAATTCTGCTTTTTCTTATTGAGATTTCTGTAAGATGAAGTTTCCAATTATGACATTTTCATAAATATCCTATTTTTTTAGGCACATTTTCTTTTGCCAGTGATTTGCATGATGACTTCCATGTTTTCTTAGATTTTTCACTTGCAAAGacctagcctggtctcagatctggttGTGCTCTTGCTAACTCAATTGCTCATTGACAAACCAAAAATGCCCAGtacaaggagttggcatgatagcacaaacagactggcactcaggctaaaGACTTTCTCCAATACAAAAGCAAACATCTTTACAGATATTGCATAATAACTCAGTTATTACCTAGTCCTCGCTAGCATGTTGTGAAAGACAGATTGACAATTTATGCACtttttaaaacatatatattggGTTATAGAAggtttttgaaatatttgtaCTGACGCATTGAGGTGTAATTCATATCTGTGAACGTAGTCATAAACTGTACAACTGGAATATGTGTTTTACGCCTTTTATTATTTAGCTGTATTCATACTTATAATTTACCATCATAACAATGTGGAAATTGATTCTTAAAAATGGGTTATAAAATTGAGTTATCAAAATGTCTAAGCGTATATTTTTTGCAGTAGTTTCTTCGAAAGTTGGCATACAACACCTGATATGTCATATCTAATATTTGGAGAAAAGTTACTAAAATAAATGTGTCATGTCGGATGCGTTCTACATTGTGCATAGTGTACAAACTGTAACAACTGCTTTTAAAGTCATAtgaattaaataaatcaaatcaaatgtttttatatagcccttctgacatcagctgatatctcaaagtgctgtacagaaacccagccgaaaaccccaaacagcaagcaatgcaggtgtagaagcacggcggctaggaaaaactccctagaaaggccaacacCTAGGAAGAAATGTTTGACCAAAACAAAAGatgaatattttattttaaatcatCTGCAGAGCTCACCTGTTAAGAGATTGATGTAACTGTACTTGAATCAACTAGACTTCTATACCGAATACTGCATCAAAATAAACATTATCTACAAGAGAACCGGCCAGGTCCTTGTAGACTCGCTCTTATTTAGTAATTGTACCTTATAAAGCATTAGCCATTCAGAATTCATACAtaaattaaaaacatttaaatgacaAAACATTGTATTCCGTGCCTCTATGCACCATTCATTAGAATTTGATTACCATGGAGATGGCTGTTAAAACCACatagaaatattttttttgtagctGTGGCTAAAACCATAGATATAGAACACGATTGGTATATTGCCTATGGCTAAAGCAATATTGTTGAAATATCATTACAATTGTAAAGGTTGCATGATCTTACCAGAATAAAGGTCATGTCAAATTCAAACATTATCACCAAAAGACAATTTATCACAATTAATTCAGAACAGACATCTTGCTCATACAGTGCAGATGGATGACTATGGATGCAACTATGAATGCAAATGATCACCCATCCTTTTCAACACCAGGCTTGGGTCCCAATAGGACCCCTGGAGATCATGTTAAGTTCATTGATGACTCCATTCCCTCCAACCCTGGTGTTGATGAGGATGACAATGTGATCCATTCAACCAACTTTGTGAACCACTTCTCAGGTAAGAGctaagaaaaatattttttttaaacacctctACCATAGAGATCTTTGCTGAACTTTGAATATTGGTAAATTATTTTTTCCAATAGGTTGCATCATTTTATTTTGATTCATGACATATCAGTACCCCTGAAGATTTGGTTCAGTTTGTTGCATAATCAATTGTTGATGAGGATGTCAATTATGTGGTCATCTGCTTGGGAGAGTTATGGGTCAACTGCCTTCCTGGACATGTCTCAGGACAGCTTGTCCAATGGAGCCCAGTCCTCTCAGTCCAAAAGACATTGACTACCTAACAGCTAGGAGTTCCATCTATGTCCAGTTGATCTAATTTGCTATTGGATTGGTGTTACGCACGACCTCtaggaagagggaacgcaacaccctgctacaactcaactccccgtggagtgaaagaggtatgggactgtaggtgcaagtaaggatgacaaaggcaGAGAATTAACCTTTTACAGGGAATTTATTCAGTCACAcagcaattttggaaaaaggggctggacggaaccaaagcagaGAAAGTTAAAGTTCCCCCTCTCCTACTTTACCTACTCACAACTTACCTAACAAGCACCACCTGGcgcactaaccaaaatacaggggatgGTCCAGAcgggtcttacctagtgtgcatagacaaaGTACATACTCGGGTATATTTATGCCCGCAGGTCACTTGCCTAAGCACTctcttcccccctgggaacaaattaaAACGAATACAAACATAAGTAAACCATTTCAATAAACAAAAACACTGCGTCCTATGGGGACCtgtctctgagcaacaaccaacacaggacataaccATCAGCTCTCTCTCCTAACAAACGAACACTGGCTTTTAAAGCTTCAGAAGGAGTCGATAATTGAAGACAGCTGTATCTCCTGATTAGAGGGTGGGGTCAGATCTCCAATCATTGATGGggctgaccaatcagctgcttagaATTTCCGGAAgccatcctgaaacacacacatccaaacaaaaccacaacacagaaactggggcaCATAACAATTTGTTTGTTTCAGTGTGTTGTTCCACTCTCTTTACCATCTGACACTT is a window from the Oncorhynchus tshawytscha isolate Ot180627B linkage group LG03, Otsh_v2.0, whole genome shotgun sequence genome containing:
- the LOC112231809 gene encoding haze protective factor 1-like, with product MASTAFFKGTGLLLFLLLGLQPSSFVSGQNTTSSSNTTTDATTTVAATIVLSTDMSTVSATATMTVTTAQATMSSAISSTNAAMSSAGLATTMAATRVQGAANTATSNSSSVGSMTTAMTSTSRSVTIDNSRNTVAGSGTPSTDNTTSWGTSGMTMISCRQFSCNYSDCYDVYMNRTSVSCNANITFCELKRQEDMTYTGGCSSSCRNACVNNTQTNCTTGCCNSTGCLRSTLASMVRPNTTTVTTVMMTTTTTTAAATTTTAMPTNKLKKCQMFQCTEQNCYKTWITKDPMPCPLNQPYCELKKMTIGSTTMWMGGCNADCTRNTWCTTTTGTCHQECCNTSITSCLKLDGSLNVPSSATRGPHFPLALITAALLVCLLSIGSLV